CGATAAAGACATCACCGTTCCCTCACGCAGAGGATCGATTGGTGGATTAGTCACCTGTGCAAAGCGTTGCTTAAAGTAGTCATAGAGCAGGTGGGGACGTTGCGACAAAAATGCAAGGGGTGCATCATCGCCCATGCAGAAGACTGGCTCCTTTCCATCTTGAGCCATAGCTTCAATCACCATTTCCACGTCTTCGAGGGTGTAGCCAAAGGCGGTTTGATAGGTAAGAACTTTCTGCTCATCAAGGGTTGGCACTTCTGCAAAAGGTTTGACTTCCAGATTCTTCCGATATTGTTTAATCCATTCACCATAGGGATGAGCCTTCGCGACTCGCTCCTTAATTTCCCAGTTGTGGAGAATCTCATGGGTTTGCAAATCCACAGCGATCGTTTGCCCAGGACCAAGGCGACCTTTTTCAATGATATCCGTTTCAGGAATATCCACAGTTCCTGCTTCTGAGCTAACGATCACCATGCCATCATTAGTAATCATGTAACGAGCAGGACGTAAGCCATTGCGATCCAGCGCCGCACCGACGATTTTGCCATCACTGAAGGCTAACAAGGCGGGGCCATCCCAAGCTTCTTGTAAGCCACTGTAATATTCGTAGAAATCAACGATTGCTTGGCGATCGCTTAAATCTGGTTGATTCTCATAGGCTTCTGGCACAAGGATCATCATTGCCTCAAGTGGACTATGCCCTGTCTCAATTAGCAATTCAAAAACGTGATCGAGTGTTGCTGAATCGCTCTCATTTGGCTTAAGAATGGGTAGCAAATCCTTGAGGCGATCGCCCTTTGCGTCTACCCAAGTAGGATGGGTGAGATCGCCTTGACGAGCAAGGAACCAATTGGTATTTCCCTGCAAAGTATTAATTTCACCATTGTGACCGAGAAAACGCATCGGTTGAGCAAGGGGCCATTTTGGTAAGGTATTGGTGCTAAAACGACGGTGATAGATGGCATAAGCCGACACATAATCGGGATTTTGCAGGTCTGCATAAAACGCATCCAATACCGCCGATCGCACCATCCCTTTATAAATGACAGTGGCGTTAGACAGAGATGGCACATAAAAATCGCTAGGGAGATCAGGAGCTAGCTTTTTGACCTCAAGTTTAATGCGCCGACGGGTAATGTAAATCGCTCTCTCAATCTGATCGATCTGTTGATGATCGGCATCCGCCACGAAAATCGCTTGTTCGATCTGGGGTTGATTTTCCCTAGCTTGAACACCCAATACCTCTGGATTTACAGGCACAATTCGCCATCGTAGGAGTTTTAAGCCTTCTTCTGCGGCAATTCTCTCGGTAATGGCGCGACATTTAGCCGCATGATCCTCATCCTGTGGCAAGAAAAACATCCCCAAAGCTGAATGCTCAGGATCGATGGCTAAATCTGTAAATTCCTTTTGTAACAAACCCCAAGGAATTGCGGTCATCAAACCTGCACCATCGCCCGAATCTTGATCGGCGCTACATCCGCCGCGATGTTCCATACAAGTCAGTGCTTTGAGAGAATTGCTCACAATCTTATGGCTAGCACGACCTTCTTTGTCCGCAATAAATCCTACCCCACAGGCATCACGCTCTTCCACCAGCCAGTAGGGCCCTTGGACAAGATTATTAGTTCCAGACTGATTAGACTGACTTATATTCACGCGGCTCACTTCCATCGGATTAATTGTTGCTATCAAAAAATGTATGTTGAAATTATGAGGTTCTTGAGGTGGGTAATGAAGCTATCACAGCATCAAAAGCAGCCCTTGAACATTATTAACTGATGTTACGTGGAAGTTTCTAAGACCCTCACCCCTAGCCCCTCTCCCAAAGGGCGAGGGGAACAAGATTTTTCTGGATTTTGCTCCCCCTCTCCTCTCTGGGAGAGGAGGCTGGGGGGTGAGGGCAATCTTTACTCCACGTAACAGTCAGTTATTAATTCTAAATTAAGCTTTCTAGTAACAGATTTAAAGCTGCTAAGTAGCTGAGCTTAATTAAAACCTAGAAACCAGAGGTTGTTCCGCCCGCTACGCGGGCGGAACAACCTTTTGGTTTTTAGTTTACTTATGCCTAGCTACTTAGTATCTGGCTTATAGAAATTTGCTTTAAATTGACCGAGACTGTCTAAAAGTATTGCAGATTTATCTTCTTACCTTAGCTAGGGCTTTGGATTTGAGCAAAACTCACTATTTGAACTAAGCTTGCATTTATGTATTTGCATAAAGGCGGATTTTAGATTATAACTATCTACTTAGCTCTATGTATAGATGCTAAACAGATGTCTTTGTGTAGATTTTAGAGTGGGGCATCACTGATTATAAGCGACAAAACTTTTCCTTGTGTTCTACTTACTACAGTTTTTGGATGTAGTTTGACCTATGGCTAAAACAAAAAGGGGCTAAGCAAAGCACGGTCATGCATAAAGCCCAAAAAGGTGCGGCGCTATGTGCCGAACCTTTTTGGGTTTTATAATAGTCAGACAGTTTCAGTGACTTAAATAATGGCTTATTGGCTTCTGAAAAGTGAACCTCATGTTTATTCCTACGCCGATCTAGAGCGCGATCGCCAAACAATTTGGGATGGTGTGAATAATAATCTGGCGCTCAAGCATATCCGCACAATGCAGATCAAGGATCTTGCCCTGATTTATCACACAGGCTATGAAAGGCGGGCGATGGGGATTGCGGAAGTGATTAGCTTGCCCTATGTTGATCCGAAATTGGACGACCCAAAACGGGCGGTGGTTGATGTAAAAGCCTTGCGATCGCTACCTCAGCCAGTCACCCTTGCTCAAATTAAACAAGATCCTGATTTTGAAGGCTTTGACCTAATTCGGATTAGTCGTCTGTCAGTCGTTCCCGTATCTGAGGCACATTGGCAAAAAATTTTAGAACTCGCCAATATTTAAATGAAGTGCCGCGCTCCACGCGGCACTTCATTAGTTTTTGGGTAGCCCTAATTTATTTAGATCGCTTTGCGCTATAGGATATTGGCTAGAAGTTATTAGTAATTTTTTAGAATATATGAACTATTTAGTTAGTGTTTGGGGCGATCGCTTGAAGGCTGAAGAAGTCTATACCCGACTAGAATCCGCAAATTTTCCGATGGAAGCAATTTCAATTTTAGGCAAGGGCTACAAAAGCGCTGAAGAATTTGGCTTTATCGATCCCCTTGTCCAAGGTCGCAAACAAGCCTTTTTTATGTCCTATTGGCTCGTTCCCTTTGGCTTTTTCGCAGGAATTGGTTTTAGCCTTGTGACTGAGCTACATACTTTCGCTTGGGCTGGGACTATTGGCAATCATCTGATCGGGGGTATTTTGGGTGCATTTGGTGGTGCTATGGGAAGCTTATTTGTGGGCGGTGGTGTTGGTGTGGCAACTAGTAGCGACTCTGTTCCTCTTCGTAATCGTCTCGATGAAGGTAAGTATCTAATCGTTATCCAAGGCACTGATAATGAGGTTGTTCGGGCTAATCAAATTATGCGCCCCTTACGTCCTGAAAATATACAAGGTTTTATTGCCCCCTAAATTAACGTTAGTTCGATATAGCCATTTGCGTCGTGCTTCGCACGACGCAAATGGCGAAAAATGGTAAGAATCGCCTAGCGATTCTTACCATTTTTTGCTTTCGTCGAACTGACGTTAAATTACAACGCTTTGCACTCAATCCAGAACAAGATATTTTTTAAAAGCTTTGCATTGCAAAGCTTTTAAAAAATATCTTGTTCTGTTGCAATATAAATAATTGGGGAAACAGTTTGTGATTTAAGTCGTCTACAGTGCTTTATTAAGAGTCCCACTAATCGACACTCTTAGATACCAATCGATAAAAGTGTGACAATACTTTTATCGATTAAAAGTCAATCCCAGCAAGGGTTTTGAAAGCACAAAAATGGCTTAACCATTTTTGTGCTTGAGTATAACAAAGCGTAAAGGTACTATCAAAAATAGAAACATGAAATCACGGCAAGTCTTCAATTATATTTGGCGCATTAATGCTGTAATTATTCTGCTCGTGGGAATTCTTGCCAGTGCTGGTTTTGCAGCGACTGTTTGGGATTTATTTCGGCGAGCTACCCGTACACAGGAAATTAGTAATAATGTCAGTGTATCTACAAATGATGAAGTCAAGGTAAAGACGATAATTGGAACATTTGGACAGATTTCGGGAACGGATATCATTAAAGCTCCGCTTTATCTAATCCAAGAATATGACTATAGAGCAGGATCTAAGGAGTCTAGTTCTATTCAGAATTATATTTTCTATGATCCAACTAAAAAGGTATCTTATTGGTTAAGACCGAAGAGTGAAGGATTACTGCTATCCACGATCGCTTTGCCAGATCTCAGGGAAAGTACGGGAAAAGAACAGCAGTTGCCGACAGTTGGCTATGTGTATTTAGTTGCGGACAAAGACACCAACAATGACAAACGTATCAATGACAAAGATCAAAAGAGCATTGCGATTTCTGATCCGTCAGGGTTGCGCTTTAAAATATTGATTAATCAAGTAGATCGGTTTAATGGCACTTCTTCTATTAAAAACAATCGTGTCTCCATACTATATCAATCAGAAAATAAGCTCAAAGTTGCCGAAGTTGATATGCGATCGCAGGAAATCGTAAGCAACTCTGAGTTAGGGTTGTAAAAACACAAAATGGCTTAGCCATTTTGTGTTTTGGAAGTAAGTAGCTAGGCATAGAAAGTTAATTGCTTAGGCGATCTCCTTGTTTTGATTCTTTTGTGAATTGGCGATTGTTGGTTAGTGTTTTGAATGATGGGGTGATCGCATTGTTATTTGTTTTACAGCACTTTACCCCCAAACCAAGAAAAAACTTAAAAGCATTGCTTAGCAACGCTTTTAAGTTTTTTTCTTGTGGTTCATTTGATCGGTAATTGCTTGAGGTGAATATGCGATCGCTTTGATAGGATTTGTTACGCTCATTTTGATCACCTATTTGTCGAGGGGTTAGTATGAAATAACTGAGAATTGCCACATTTTTCGCATTCACTAAAGAACTGCAAACCGCTTTTTCTAATCTTGGCGCGATCGCCACAGGATTTACAGATATTTTTAATCGCTGTATTTTTACCGCAATCGTTACATTTAAAAAAGTAACTGTGAACATAGGCGATCGATAGATTTGAACTTTGGCAATGGGAACAGGTGTTTGTTGAAGTTGGCTTTACAGGTTTGACTATTGGCTTATGGCTATTCTGCTGATCGCTTGGCATGATAGGAATAATCTTTTTCGGCAGTGATACTGGTTTATCTGTGGCGATCGGTTTAGAGATTGAAGGATTTTTAACTGGCGAACTGATGGGAGTAGAAGTTATTGGCGTATTACTCACATCATTAAACTTAGCCTTAACCTTTAATGGCGTATGATTTGCCAACAAAAAACCACTAATTCTTGGAACTTCATCCATGTCAAATAGATAGGCGGACTTTAAACTAAAGGTTAATAAGCCATCAATTTTGCGATATTCAGATACAATTTCTCTGACTTTATCGGGGATTTGATCGGCTTTGCACACATTATTTAACTTGTCATTTTTGGGACGATTAATGATGCCAGAGTCGGAAATTGCTACCAATACATCTATAGGCATCTTCGTAAAATGTGATTGCATCGTAAAAAGCACCTTATTCAGTAGCGACTCAACATTAGACTCTAAATAATCCTTAATAAATTTTCCCTGTCTTTGAGCTTGCAAAATGGGTGAAGGCATTCCTTGCCAAGCATTATTAAACCAGCGCTTCCACTCGCCGAGTTCATTCACCTCAACACGAGTTGTCACACTTTTGCTCTCGATGATGATCATTCCATATCGATGCAGAACTAAATGATCAATTTGGCAAGCATCCCCCGCTTTTTCAAAACGTAAATTATTAAAAATTAGAAACAGTGGATCATCCTTAAACTCGCGTTTGAGATAAAAAGCTAGCTGAGATTCGGCACGAAATCCTGCTTGTAGCAAAGGATCATTTGTTTCAATGCGATCTAGCTCTTTAATAATCATGATTTTCTGAAACCCCCAAAACACTTTTAAACTTTTAACTGA
This genomic stretch from Pseudanabaena galeata CCNP1313 harbors:
- a CDS encoding EVE domain-containing protein, yielding MAYWLLKSEPHVYSYADLERDRQTIWDGVNNNLALKHIRTMQIKDLALIYHTGYERRAMGIAEVISLPYVDPKLDDPKRAVVDVKALRSLPQPVTLAQIKQDPDFEGFDLIRISRLSVVPVSEAHWQKILELANI
- a CDS encoding nuclease-related domain-containing protein: MIIKELDRIETNDPLLQAGFRAESQLAFYLKREFKDDPLFLIFNNLRFEKAGDACQIDHLVLHRYGMIIIESKSVTTRVEVNELGEWKRWFNNAWQGMPSPILQAQRQGKFIKDYLESNVESLLNKVLFTMQSHFTKMPIDVLVAISDSGIINRPKNDKLNNVCKADQIPDKVREIVSEYRKIDGLLTFSLKSAYLFDMDEVPRISGFLLANHTPLKVKAKFNDVSNTPITSTPISSPVKNPSISKPIATDKPVSLPKKIIPIMPSDQQNSHKPIVKPVKPTSTNTCSHCQSSNLSIAYVHSYFFKCNDCGKNTAIKNICKSCGDRAKIRKSGLQFFSECEKCGNSQLFHTNPSTNR